One part of the Eublepharis macularius isolate TG4126 chromosome 16, MPM_Emac_v1.0, whole genome shotgun sequence genome encodes these proteins:
- the AKAP3 gene encoding A-kinase anchor protein 3, whose product MHSTACNHANTWQSLKIFKTNLFHRGKLSGVVKEYVQNNTIQTTDSIDWLQSQSGLCKVDRYTPSDEEEQTWATDSAKLFQQTASDPIKVLSWLRKDLEKCAVGIQNVLNASNNAGGTSTKEPTATGRQAMPQRKVRSPGGYSMCDEEFSVNVSSNRGSPNFHLAMKTACQKESKDEESDRSASPNLHPDPDEVSYYCNRLSNLAIAMARKEMDENADGHTRPQKAVFTAAGDHGQRSVGVSTEDKHKPSKMGECTFEESPTTKKRAIYYKEENTEMPSRSERCKDGSKGCHQQKCFGADEHTNSLSKGILVYANNVVSDMMVSVMKTMKVKVNDSNIACAVLKKVLLKHSKEVVSDLIDSCMKNLHDVTGTLMTDSDFVSAVKRSLFTQGSQKASEIVQAMLKRLHNALIVQKQVSDKARSQSMAFASVKTGTGAEGKMQNMRFSATKTESQKEKEMTCAETVGNHILKEGLTMWQKKNDPGGSNSQSSKAAGVAHWNQDSQDFATDSWARDLIVTALLLIQYHLVQQENAMKEAEGGRSSRAAGTFGFLSHEKGSGGGSPPLSAKLGDPSKQSDDEQSETNADNDMSSVIVTLIKKLINETVSKLGGSAGSSAAEEASRNAYKFLEGAGPSGLSETDHSYEEAISGLTKMILDQFDVDKKEGGSGPFVDHLVDTVTKLCLMIAKYSNPEAGLGGIGDGEDADDTMYFKSSDIGESRVGSGNDTTSGRKVVVTNQNAPENQHNKQLQAILQWVAASQLNVPVLYFMDDDEETLNKLQQLSSVAVERGYSVGEVMQAVLKYEKERQLGEALGNLVRLPVLDWLLQHL is encoded by the exons ACTGACTCAGCCAAACTTTTCCAGCAAACTGCCTCTGATCCAATCAAAGTCTTAAGCTGGCTGCGAAAAGATCTGGAAAAGTGTGCAGTTGGGATCCAGAATGTGCTGAATGCCAGTAACAACGCAGGTGGCACCAGTACAAAAGAACCGACTGCAACTGGGAGGCAAGCCATGCCGCAGCGCAAGGTACGTTCCCCCGGCGGCTACAGCATGTGCGATGAGGAGTTCAGCGTGAATGTGAGCTCCAACAGAGGCTCTCCCAATTTCCACTTGGCGATGAAGACTGCCTGTCAAAAGGAGTCAAAGGATGAGGAAAGCGACAGGTCTGCCTCGCCAAACTTGCATCCTGACCCTGATGAAGTCTCTTATTATTGCAATCGGCTTTCCAACCTCGCCATAGCGATGGCACGCAAGGAGATGGACGAGAATGCGGACGGCCACACACGCCCCCAGAAGGCCGTTTTCACAGCTGCTGGGGACCACGGCCAACGGTCTGTCGGAGTGAGCACCGAGGATAAACACAAACCGTCCAAGATGGGCGAATGCACATTTGAAGAGAGCCCCACCACTAAGAAGAGAGCCATATATTACAAAGAAGAGAATACGGAAATGCCTAGTAGAAGTGAACGTTGCAAGGATGGGAGCAAAGGTTGCCACCAGCAGAAATGCTTTGGTGCCGATGAGCATACCAACTCCCTGAGCAAGGGCATACTGGTTTATGCCAACAATGTTGTTTCGGATATGATGGTCTCTGTTATGAAGACAATGAAAGTTAAAGTGAATGACTCCAATATAGCTTGTGCAGTCCTCAAGAAGGTACTGCTGAAGCACTCCAAGGAGGTGGTGTCTGACCTGATAGACTCCTGCATGAAAAACCTGCACGACGTCACAGGGACTCTCATGACAGACTCCGATTTCGTTTCCGCAGTGAAGCGGAGTCTTTTCACCCAAGGAAGCCAGAAGGCATCTGAGATTGTCCAAGCCATGCTGAAACGTTTGCACAATGCTTTGATTGTGCAAAAACAGGTGAGCGACAAGGCCAGGTCCCAAAGCATGGCCTTTGCGAGTGTCAAGACGGGGACGGGAGCTGAGGGGAAGATGCAGAATATGAGGTTTTCTGCTACGAAAACAGAAtcacaaaaagaaaaggaaatgacTTGTGCCGAAACAGTTGGCAACCACATTCTGAAAGAGGGCCTCACAATGTGGCAGAAAAAGAATGACCCTGGAGGATCCAATTCCCAGTCATCCAAGGCCGCAGGAGTTGCCCACTGGAATCAAGACAGCCAAGACTTCGCAACGGATTCTTGGGCAAGAGACCTGATTGTGACAGCGCTGCTCCTGATACAgtaccatctagtccagcaggaGAATGCCATGAAGGAAGCAGAAGGTGGCCGCTCTAGCAGGGCAGCTGGGACATTTGGCTTTCTGTCCCATGAAAAAGGCAGCGGTGGTGGCTCCCCCCCACTTTCAGCAAAATTGGGTGACCCGTCCAAGCAAAGTGATGACGAACAGTCAGAGACGAATGCCGACAATGACATGTCCAGCGTGATAGTGACGCTTATCAAAAAGCTCATCAATGAGACTGTCAGCAAATTAGGAGGAAGCGCAGGGAGTTCAGCAGCAGAAGAAGCAAGCAGGAACGCCTACAAATTCCTCGAAGGAGCAGGGCCGTCCGGCCTTTCAGAAACAGACCATTCCTATGAAGAGGCCATCTCTGGACTGACCAAAATGATTCTGGATCAGTTTGACGTCGACAAGAAGGAAGGAGGCAGCGGCCCCTTCGTTGACCACCTGGTGGATACCGTAACCAAGCTGTGTCTCATGATAGCTAAATACAGCAATCCTGAGGCAGGTCTTGGAGGCATTGGAGATGGAGAAGATGCCGATGATACAATGTATTTCAAGAGCTCAGACATCGGGGAAAGCCGCGTCGGGTCGGGTAACGACACTACATCTGGTCGCAAAGTGGTTGTGACCAACCAGAATGCTCCAGAAAACCAGCACAACAAACAGCTCCAAGCCATCCTTCAGTGGGTGGCAGCCTCGCAGTTAAATGTGCCTGTGTTGTATTTCATGGATGATGATGAAGAAACACTGAATAAG CTTCAACAACTCTCCTCCGTGGCGGTGGAAAGGGGCTACAGCGTTGGAGAAGTCATGCAGGCCGTGCTGAAATAcgagaaggaaaggcagttgggggAGGCCTTGGGCAACTTGGTGCGGTTGCCAGTGCTAGACTGGCTGCTTCAGCATCTGTGA